The nucleotide window TTTTTTATCATGTTATAGTTATTTTTAGTAGTTGGTACTAATAACAGATATTATTGTACTAAAAAGGAGTGCGAATGATGGATATTTTACAATTAAAAGATAAAAATGTAGTCGTAATGGGTGTTGCCAATGAACGTAGCATCGCTTGGGGCATCGCAAAGAAATTATTTGAAGTAGGTGCAAACGTTATTTTCACTTACCGCAAAGAGCGCTCTAAAGGGAAAATTGAAAAAATGCTTGCCGATTATACAGATTACAAATCGGCGGTTGTTGAGTGTGATGTCAACAGCGATGACAGCATTGCACAGGCTTTCGAGCAAATCGGTGCACAGTTCGGCGAAATTCATGGCATCGTGCATTCAGTTGCTTTCGCACATGCTGAAGATTTAAAAAATCGCTTCCATGAAACATCGCGTGAAGGCTATGCCTTTGCCCAAGATACAAGCGCTTATTCATTAGTAGCAGTCAGCAAAGCAGCAAAACCTTATTTAGCAGACGGCGCTTCCATCGTCACAATGAGCTATTTAGGTGCTGAACGTGTCTTAGATGGTTACAATGTCATGGGTGTTGCAAAAGCCGCTTTAGAAGCCGCAATGCGCTATTTAGCTGCTGACTTAGGCGCTGAAAACATCCGTGTCAACGCCATCTCTGCTGGTGCAATCCGCACGTTGGCAGCAAAAGGCGTACCAAGCTTCAATCAAATTTTGCGCCAAATTGAAGAAAAAGCGCCATTAAAGCGCAATACAAACCAAGAGGAAGTAGCCGATATGACAATCGTGATGCTGAGCCACTTATCTCGCGGCGTAACAGGTGAAACGATTTACATCGATTCTGGCTATAATATTATGGGATAAAAAAATTGTGTGAGTGCCTGGCACCCACACAATTCTTTTTTATAGGAACTGTACAAACTCATTGACAGGCTTGCGATAGCCACGCAACCCTCGACTCTCTACCTTCTCTTTGCCAATCGTAATCATTAAGACAATTTCTTGATTTGTAGGAATTTTTAGCAGCTCGCGTACCTTCTCTTGATCAAAGCCTATCATTGGACATGTGTCCCAGCCGTGATTTTTAGCTGCTAGCATAAAGAGCATTGCAGATAATGAGGCATTGCGAATAGCCTCCTCCTTCATAAATTGCTCGCCACGGCTTTCGTAAAACTCTTCATTTTCTTTCACGATATTTTCGAGCTCACAATCATTAATAACACCTAGAGCGCGCATTCCCTCATTTAAAGCTTCTGTTTTTTGGTAAGCATAGCGATCACCTGTAACGATGATAACAGCTGAGGCACTGTGCACTTTATATTGCCCATATGCCGCTTCACGTACTTGCTCCTTCTTCGCTTCATCAAGCACTGTAATATAATGTGTATGCTGCAAATTAAAAGCAGATGGTGCATATTTCACATCATCAAAAATTGCTTTTAACTCCGCTTCCGTTATCGTTACATCTTGTATAAAGTTACCAGCCGAGCGACGTTGCTCTATTAGTTGTCGAAAATCCATTACAGTAACTCCCTTATTCGTATTCTTTTTCAAATGTTTT belongs to Lysinibacillus louembei and includes:
- a CDS encoding enoyl-ACP reductase FabI, with amino-acid sequence MMDILQLKDKNVVVMGVANERSIAWGIAKKLFEVGANVIFTYRKERSKGKIEKMLADYTDYKSAVVECDVNSDDSIAQAFEQIGAQFGEIHGIVHSVAFAHAEDLKNRFHETSREGYAFAQDTSAYSLVAVSKAAKPYLADGASIVTMSYLGAERVLDGYNVMGVAKAALEAAMRYLAADLGAENIRVNAISAGAIRTLAAKGVPSFNQILRQIEEKAPLKRNTNQEEVADMTIVMLSHLSRGVTGETIYIDSGYNIMG
- a CDS encoding nitroreductase family protein yields the protein MDFRQLIEQRRSAGNFIQDVTITEAELKAIFDDVKYAPSAFNLQHTHYITVLDEAKKEQVREAAYGQYKVHSASAVIIVTGDRYAYQKTEALNEGMRALGVINDCELENIVKENEEFYESRGEQFMKEEAIRNASLSAMLFMLAAKNHGWDTCPMIGFDQEKVRELLKIPTNQEIVLMITIGKEKVESRGLRGYRKPVNEFVQFL